Proteins found in one Limnobaculum xujianqingii genomic segment:
- the pepT gene encoding peptidase T, translating to MNIIDRFIAYTKINTTTNREKGAAGIMPSSDGQMVLAQKVAEELRTLGMENVQVNERAIVTALLPSNVDYSLPTVAFFGHLDTSAEHTGDAHAQILPYSGGDLCLNKEKNIFLRQSEFPELADYIGDELIVTDGTSLLGADDKAAIASIVNAVQYLIGHPEIKHGPVKVGFVPDEEQGLRGAKAFDVQAFGADFAYTLDCCGVGELVYENWNAGDADIIFNGQSAHPMSAKGKLKNSLLMAHKFIAMLPGGEAPEYTEGREGYYWVKQMQGNSARTVLKMDVRDFTEQGYRQRMEFLGKLAENCAGLWGEGSVVCNLADRYANVYNSLQGENRFPIDIALAAYQACGIEPKVIPMRGGYDGAALSQKGLPCPNLFTGVHNFHSIYEYLPVKSLQAASNVVIEVIKQTHNRFAQGSAQ from the coding sequence ATGAATATCATCGACCGCTTTATTGCTTATACAAAAATTAATACTACAACCAATCGTGAAAAGGGGGCAGCAGGTATTATGCCCTCTTCAGACGGGCAGATGGTATTAGCGCAGAAGGTCGCGGAAGAATTACGGACATTAGGCATGGAGAATGTTCAGGTAAATGAGCGGGCGATTGTTACCGCACTATTACCTTCTAATGTCGATTATTCGCTACCAACGGTGGCGTTTTTTGGCCATCTGGATACTAGTGCTGAACACACTGGTGATGCTCATGCTCAGATTTTGCCTTATTCAGGCGGCGATCTCTGTTTGAATAAAGAGAAAAATATTTTTCTGCGCCAGAGCGAATTTCCTGAGCTGGCGGACTATATCGGTGATGAACTGATTGTTACTGACGGTACCAGTCTGCTCGGTGCTGACGATAAAGCGGCTATCGCATCTATCGTTAATGCGGTTCAATATCTGATTGGACACCCTGAAATCAAGCATGGACCGGTAAAGGTAGGTTTTGTTCCCGACGAAGAACAGGGATTGCGTGGGGCTAAAGCCTTTGATGTACAGGCATTCGGTGCAGATTTCGCTTACACGCTTGATTGCTGTGGCGTTGGTGAACTGGTTTATGAGAACTGGAACGCTGGTGATGCGGACATTATTTTTAATGGTCAGTCAGCACACCCGATGTCCGCCAAGGGAAAACTGAAGAATTCGCTGCTTATGGCTCATAAGTTTATTGCCATGTTGCCGGGAGGCGAAGCACCGGAGTATACCGAAGGTCGTGAGGGTTACTACTGGGTTAAGCAAATGCAGGGCAATAGCGCCAGGACTGTATTGAAGATGGACGTCCGCGACTTCACTGAGCAAGGTTACCGTCAGCGTATGGAATTTCTCGGTAAACTGGCGGAAAACTGCGCTGGATTATGGGGAGAGGGCAGTGTGGTTTGCAATCTGGCAGATCGTTACGCTAACGTTTATAACAGTCTGCAGGGAGAAAATCGCTTCCCAATTGATATCGCTCTGGCAGCTTATCAGGCTTGTGGTATTGAACCGAAAGTCATCCCAATGCGCGGCGGTTATGACGGAGCGGCACTATCGCAAAAAGGCCTACCTTGCCCAAATCTGTTTACCGGGGTGCATAACTTTCACTCCATCTATGAATATCTGCCGGTGAAATCACTGCAGGCTGCAAGCAACGTAGTGATCGAAGTCATTAAGCAAACCCATAACCGTTTCGCCCAAGGAAGTGCTCAATGA
- the dcuC gene encoding C4-dicarboxylate transporter DcuC, translated as MIQIIIALLVIVVVARLILKGYKAEPVLLAAGLLLMFCTLVTGWGELLPKSVKSTGISWFDPFEVTKWLFSTRAADLGLMIMALMGFAHYMDHIGANDAVVRVATRPLRKLRSPYILLFFSYLLASVLQLAIPSATGLAVLLMGTMFPIMLGLGLSSASAAGVIATSLGIAYTPTAIDAIRGSQAAGMEVVQYVLNYQGPAAVATVLVVGITHVFWQRYCDSKQGLVAELPDVEEQTGKNAPGFYALLPMLPIIMAVGFSPIFVSGVRLHVVTIVLIAMFICMIIELLRLRDFKQVSAGFNKFLGGMGSAFANVVGLLVAAGAFAHGIMSIGAIDQMILMAEAVGLPPFAMAIVFAIVTLAAAIIMGSGNAPFLAFVELIPKIAESMGANATAMILPMQQASHMGRAMSPVSGVVIAVASGAKLQPFEVVKRTSVPLLIGLVVHTLIIGLFY; from the coding sequence ATGATTCAGATTATTATTGCGTTACTGGTCATCGTTGTAGTCGCCCGGTTAATTTTAAAAGGTTATAAAGCAGAGCCTGTATTGCTGGCGGCAGGCCTGCTGCTGATGTTTTGTACGCTTGTGACCGGTTGGGGCGAGCTGTTACCTAAATCGGTAAAAAGTACCGGTATCAGCTGGTTTGATCCTTTTGAGGTCACTAAGTGGCTGTTCAGTACCCGGGCTGCCGATTTGGGCCTGATGATTATGGCGTTGATGGGTTTTGCCCATTATATGGACCATATTGGTGCCAATGATGCGGTAGTCAGGGTTGCCACCAGGCCATTACGCAAGCTGCGTTCACCTTATATTCTATTGTTTTTCTCCTACCTGTTAGCCAGCGTATTACAGTTAGCGATCCCCTCTGCTACAGGTTTGGCGGTATTGCTGATGGGCACGATGTTCCCGATTATGTTAGGCCTTGGGTTGTCTTCCGCTTCTGCAGCAGGGGTTATCGCCACTTCATTAGGCATTGCCTATACGCCGACCGCTATTGATGCTATTCGAGGCTCACAGGCGGCAGGGATGGAAGTAGTACAATATGTATTAAATTATCAGGGGCCTGCGGCAGTAGCAACGGTACTGGTTGTTGGTATTACCCATGTATTTTGGCAACGCTATTGCGATAGCAAGCAGGGATTAGTTGCAGAATTACCTGACGTTGAAGAGCAGACCGGTAAGAATGCTCCGGGCTTTTATGCTCTATTGCCGATGTTACCTATCATTATGGCAGTGGGGTTCTCGCCGATTTTTGTCTCCGGCGTCAGGTTACATGTAGTGACTATCGTACTGATCGCCATGTTTATCTGCATGATAATAGAACTACTGCGATTACGGGATTTTAAACAGGTTAGCGCCGGTTTTAATAAGTTTCTCGGCGGAATGGGCAGTGCTTTTGCTAATGTAGTCGGCCTGTTGGTAGCCGCCGGGGCTTTTGCTCATGGCATCATGAGTATCGGCGCTATCGATCAAATGATTCTAATGGCAGAAGCGGTTGGATTACCGCCATTTGCTATGGCAATTGTATTTGCTATCGTTACGTTGGCTGCGGCAATCATTATGGGCTCTGGTAATGCGCCGTTCCTGGCCTTTGTCGAGCTTATCCCTAAGATTGCCGAATCAATGGGGGCTAACGCTACGGCGATGATCCTACCAATGCAACAAGCATCTCACATGGGACGGGCTATGTCGCCGGTTTCCGGAGTAGTGATCGCCGTTGCCAGCGGTGCTAAGCTGCAGCCGTTCGAGGTGGTAAAAAGAACTTCAGTACCACTGTTGATTGGATTAGTGGTTCATACGCTGATTATTGGTCTGTTCTATTAA
- a CDS encoding winged helix-turn-helix domain-containing protein: MVDTLSLKQARKIVLLSQALPKTISHKSAEKATIAAINQLGYIQIDTISRIERAHHHTLWNRVSGYKPDILDSLQQQRKVFEYWAHAAAYLPIEDFRYCRIKMLHMTEHEKPWHPQAKKIKAEVLARIKAEGPLQSKNFEDKSHKNGPWWDWKPAKSALELLFLQGELMIERRIGFQKVFNLTERVLPNHIDTTLPTQAEYAQYLIKRYLQANGLGSESEFSYLRQGMQRAIRQELLHMLEAGDIIKLQLGENDYYADKEALQLLNKNVPKADVKILSPFDNLVIQRKRLKNLFDYDYQLECYLKPQDRKFGYFCLPILWQGEFVGRMDAKADRQNRTLIIYNLFTEKRFNKPDAFVLSLISALNSFSHFNQCQHWEIQQCNDRKIAEMICASHAHYQGND, encoded by the coding sequence ATGGTTGATACGTTATCACTAAAACAAGCCAGGAAAATCGTGTTACTGAGCCAGGCGCTTCCGAAAACAATTTCTCACAAAAGTGCCGAGAAGGCGACGATAGCAGCTATCAATCAACTTGGTTATATACAGATTGATACGATTTCTCGTATTGAACGGGCTCATCATCACACGCTATGGAATCGCGTTAGCGGCTATAAACCCGATATTTTAGATTCTCTTCAACAACAACGTAAAGTATTCGAATATTGGGCACATGCAGCTGCATACCTGCCAATAGAAGACTTCCGTTATTGCCGCATTAAAATGCTTCATATGACGGAACATGAAAAGCCCTGGCATCCTCAGGCCAAGAAGATTAAGGCTGAAGTGCTTGCCCGCATTAAGGCCGAAGGCCCGTTACAATCAAAAAACTTCGAAGATAAAAGCCACAAAAATGGCCCTTGGTGGGATTGGAAGCCTGCCAAATCGGCTCTGGAGCTGTTGTTTCTACAGGGTGAGCTGATGATTGAACGGCGTATTGGATTTCAAAAAGTGTTCAATTTGACTGAACGGGTATTACCTAACCATATTGATACTACCCTACCTACCCAAGCTGAATATGCTCAGTATCTGATTAAACGTTATTTACAGGCTAACGGTTTAGGTAGTGAATCTGAGTTTAGCTATTTACGTCAGGGTATGCAGCGGGCCATCCGGCAAGAGTTATTACACATGCTTGAGGCTGGGGACATCATCAAATTACAGCTGGGCGAAAACGATTATTATGCTGACAAAGAAGCACTGCAATTGCTTAATAAAAACGTGCCAAAAGCCGATGTAAAAATTCTTTCTCCCTTTGATAATCTCGTCATCCAGCGTAAACGTCTCAAAAATCTGTTTGATTATGATTATCAACTTGAATGTTACCTAAAGCCTCAAGATAGAAAATTTGGTTATTTTTGCCTGCCAATTCTATGGCAGGGTGAATTTGTCGGGCGAATGGATGCTAAAGCCGACCGACAAAATCGTACGCTTATTATCTATAATTTATTTACTGAAAAGCGATTCAACAAACCTGACGCATTTGTTCTTTCTCTAATATCTGCACTTAATAGTTTTAGCCACTTTAATCAATGCCAACATTGGGAAATTCAGCAATGCAACGATCGCAAAATAGCAGAGATGATTTGTGCTAGTCATGCTCACTATCAAGGTAATGATTAA
- a CDS encoding UvrD-helicase domain-containing protein, whose protein sequence is MRHSLEGLITHDDITEIAETEKLILQDDIRISILKAMHSIDVQACPGSGKTTLIATKLILLAKKWNYPHQGICVLSHTNVAKDEIIDRLQRSKSKVAQRLLSYPHFIGTIQEFVHRFLALPYIRSSGVSDITVDNDTYAKQAVKLLELAQFSWFKATLSGLGNTEKQEAFFRGSFRYISQNGEEINIDKKSKAWKSDNNFQKAISDLNRLKNYLDKRGVFLFRDMYIQADKACTNNIELAKVIRTRFPFILIDEMQDTQKFQDELLCKIFPFNQNSIIQRFGDPDQSIFNSIGTEEPNQSFNGKLRDQMDYIIHKSHRFDGALSEKINRLSFNEIPLETELTETSLLDRAQAHISGNKFTHTIILFNDDTCEKVIEYFAQIISNQFADKYKKDKKFTVKVVGAVGAEITPDKDQFRLGHYWPDFDKAKSKVNFKESCFIDAVRHCQQNSSIDLADNYKFLLTCILKIMRMSNITDDDGRNFTNSTLREYLIKKDSWARFRKGLFYLLTETEATQPIRWVQACSILSSLIGLLDISAETREYMAFNESTASSKPMRTEQAPTLASSKDNTISHVDGFHIELSTIHAVKGETHDATLVVETKNHTFDMQAMLPYLTGELPSIAHPNSNLKDKPNSRKSNKVFMRQFYVAMSRPRHLLCLALHADRISDEQTQLLRESGWQVETI, encoded by the coding sequence ATGCGGCACTCACTTGAAGGCCTCATTACACATGATGACATTACCGAGATAGCCGAAACTGAAAAACTTATTCTTCAGGATGATATTCGCATTTCTATTTTGAAGGCTATGCACTCCATTGATGTACAAGCCTGCCCCGGAAGTGGAAAAACAACATTGATTGCCACAAAACTCATTCTTCTGGCTAAAAAGTGGAACTATCCACACCAAGGGATATGCGTCCTATCTCATACCAATGTGGCTAAAGATGAGATCATTGACCGCCTTCAGCGCTCAAAATCAAAAGTTGCACAGCGTCTACTGAGCTACCCACACTTTATCGGTACCATTCAGGAATTTGTACACCGCTTTTTAGCTCTTCCATATATAAGATCTAGTGGTGTTAGTGATATCACGGTAGACAATGACACCTACGCAAAACAAGCAGTGAAGCTCCTTGAATTAGCTCAGTTTTCCTGGTTTAAAGCGACATTGAGTGGATTAGGAAATACGGAAAAACAGGAGGCCTTTTTTAGGGGATCATTTAGATATATCTCACAGAATGGTGAGGAAATAAATATTGATAAAAAATCCAAAGCTTGGAAAAGCGATAATAATTTCCAAAAGGCAATCAGTGATCTAAATCGATTAAAAAATTATTTGGATAAACGAGGTGTATTCCTTTTTAGAGATATGTATATACAAGCCGATAAAGCATGTACAAATAATATTGAATTAGCTAAGGTGATAAGAACAAGATTCCCATTTATTTTGATTGATGAGATGCAAGATACACAAAAATTCCAAGATGAACTTTTATGTAAAATTTTTCCCTTTAATCAAAATTCGATTATTCAACGTTTTGGAGATCCAGACCAATCTATTTTTAATAGCATTGGAACAGAAGAGCCTAATCAAAGCTTCAACGGTAAGTTGCGAGACCAAATGGATTATATAATTCATAAATCTCATCGTTTTGATGGGGCTTTATCTGAAAAAATCAATAGATTAAGCTTCAATGAAATCCCTTTAGAAACTGAATTAACAGAAACAAGTTTATTAGATAGAGCACAAGCACATATTTCTGGTAATAAATTCACTCATACCATTATTCTTTTTAATGATGATACTTGTGAAAAAGTAATTGAGTATTTTGCTCAGATTATTTCAAATCAATTCGCAGATAAATATAAAAAAGACAAAAAATTTACGGTAAAAGTTGTTGGTGCGGTTGGTGCAGAAATAACGCCAGATAAAGACCAATTCAGATTAGGTCATTATTGGCCTGATTTTGACAAGGCAAAATCGAAGGTTAACTTCAAAGAGTCTTGCTTTATAGATGCCGTTCGTCATTGTCAACAAAATTCATCTATCGATTTAGCTGATAATTATAAATTCTTATTAACTTGCATCCTTAAGATTATGCGAATGAGTAACATCACAGATGACGATGGTCGCAACTTTACTAATTCGACTCTACGCGAATATTTAATAAAAAAAGATAGTTGGGCTCGCTTTCGCAAAGGATTATTTTATTTACTCACTGAAACCGAAGCAACGCAACCTATCCGTTGGGTGCAAGCATGCTCGATACTATCCTCTTTAATTGGACTCTTAGATATTTCGGCAGAAACTAGAGAATATATGGCATTTAATGAAAGCACTGCCTCCAGTAAACCTATGCGAACAGAGCAAGCCCCGACATTAGCTTCTTCGAAAGACAACACTATAAGCCACGTAGATGGCTTCCATATTGAGCTTTCAACAATACATGCGGTTAAAGGTGAAACTCATGATGCGACACTGGTCGTTGAGACAAAGAATCACACATTTGATATGCAAGCTATGCTGCCATATTTGACAGGAGAGCTACCAAGTATTGCACATCCTAATTCCAATCTGAAAGATAAACCAAATTCACGCAAATCAAATAAAGTATTTATGCGGCAATTTTATGTCGCAATGAGTAGACCAAGGCATCTACTATGTTTAGCCCTGCACGCAGACCGTATATCAGATGAGCAAACTCAGTTGCTGCGGGAATCTGGATGGCAAGTTGAGACTATATGA